The sequence below is a genomic window from Candidatus Paceibacterota bacterium.
CACGCGGCAAAGATACAGCATCGAAACGCGGATACTCCTTAAAAAAGATCATTGACCAGGCTTTCGGCCACTGGGTGGGGTTTGGGGGGATGTTTGGCAGACTGCTGCGCACTTTTTTGTAAAAGAGTTTTGAGAACATAATATTCATTTATGGAAACGGATGTGGTTCTGTATTTAAAGTTTCTGCAGAAGTATAGCCGAGTTTCTCTGGTACCTCGCGTAGACGTTTCCCACTGAGGTAGGGAACGAACTCGTTGAGATGTAGAGGTTGCATCTCGGGGGCAATAACATTTACCGTAAAAAAACCAGCTCCACGTGTTTCTTTTGTTGTTAGGTCAACATAACATAATTCTTGTCCATTTTTCTTAAAGGAATGGATAAGCTCCTTAAGTTCTTCTTTCCCATGACGCACTCGCCCTGTTTTGTTTGTTGTAAATGCGCACTTCTTTTTTTCTCCACCTAAAAAGAAATTGAGTTTCTCCAACTGTTCCTTTTGTGCCCAGTGGATAAGTCGACCGTCTTGGTTCATATTTTTAATTTTATTTGAATGCCTCTTGGATAAGCTCCTAACCGATACTCTCACTGAGAGCGCTTCCGACATCGAGTCTAACAGGCATGTCTTCTTATCAAAATCTGCGCTTGCACCCACTGCAATAGATGGACCAACTCCAGATTTGTCTTTTATAACAGTGCAGTACACTGCTACCGGGAAATCTGTCGGGAGTTCTAGTACATAAGCTTCAAGGTTGTGGCGTTTGAAGGATTTCAGTATTAAAGAAACCTCTTTATCTCTGAGCGCTAATTCCTCTAAATCAACTTGTGGAGGGGTGAGCTTGTTAAGATATGAGATCATAAACGCGTCTCGCTCTATTATCTCTAATATCCCCGAAACAAGCGCATCTTCCGTGGACGCGCCTGTGGCAAGACCGGTAGAGACACACCAGCGCAGCATCGGCTCATCCCTCCGACTTTTTTCGTCCTTTAAGAAGGGTGTTTGTACAAACCCCATGTAGTATGCGCTTGAAAATTGAGCTGGACAATAGATTTTTTTATTTGAAATAAGTGACGTGGAAGGAACCCATCTGAGCGGGGTTTTTTCTGTAAATTGAATAAATTTATTGTCTGCTCTTTGTTCATTTGAGAATCCAACAACTGAGAATATATCAAGAGTGCGCTCAGGCATTTCTTCGTATGAAGCGGTAATATATTCCGAGTTCGATTCATTTTCGTATCTCCACAAGAAGCGTTCAACACATTCC
It includes:
- a CDS encoding YcaO-like family protein, with product MPKIWLGVLSILERYIQEPLYINTPPIQELTEGDIAKIRPAISAAHALKENGIIDFIEKQKRIYDDEPPFYAYRAVSPKNHGYEKNSGHGVHFFSEKRALWRTLGECVERFLWRYENESNSEYITASYEEMPERTLDIFSVVGFSNEQRADNKFIQFTEKTPLRWVPSTSLISNKKIYCPAQFSSAYYMGFVQTPFLKDEKSRRDEPMLRWCVSTGLATGASTEDALVSGILEIIERDAFMISYLNKLTPPQVDLEELALRDKEVSLILKSFKRHNLEAYVLELPTDFPVAVYCTVIKDKSGVGPSIAVGASADFDKKTCLLDSMSEALSVRVSVRSLSKRHSNKIKNMNQDGRLIHWAQKEQLEKLNFFLGGEKKKCAFTTNKTGRVRHGKEELKELIHSFKKNGQELCYVDLTTKETRGAGFFTVNVIAPEMQPLHLNEFVPYLSGKRLREVPEKLGYTSAETLNTEPHPFP